The DNA window GTAACCGGTACGGTGCTGCTCGATCACCCGGCCTGGGCGGGCCTGCGGGTGCGCCTCGAACAAGGCCTGCCAGGCAGGCAGTTCAGGGGCCCCCGGCCAGGGCCAGCCAATGGTCTGCAGGGCGCGGTAATCGATCGGGTCGGTCATCCTGCGCATTCTACCCTTGAGGCATGGCCGACAACTGCCCGCCAATGCTGAAGATTTCCCCCCGGAGGGGCTTGCCCTGCGTCGCACCATTTCCGCTACCATGCGATTTCCATGCCCAACCTGGCCCAGCCATGTCAACGCCACCGCTGAAGCCGCTCGCCACCCGCGAGCGCCTGTCCGAAGTCCGCTACGAGATCCGGGGCGAACTGGCACGACGAGCGCGTGAGCTGGAAGCCCAGGGCCGCACCCTGATCAAGCTGAACATCGGTAACCCGGGCAACTTCGGCTTCCGCGCGCCGGAACACCTGCAGCGCGCGATTGCCGACGACATGGGCCGCACCGATCCCTATACCCACCAGCAGGGCCTGCCGGTCGCACGCGAGGCGATTGCCGCTGCGTATGCCCGCCGCGGCGCGCCAGACGCACACCCGGACCGGGTGTTCATCGGCAATGGCGTCAGCGAGCTGATCGACCTGTCGCTGCGCGCCCTGCTCAACCCGGGCGATGAAGTGCTGGTGCCCTCGCCGGACTACCCGCTGTGGTCGGCCGCCACCATCCTCAATGACGGCCGCCCGGTGTATTACCGCTGCGCCCCGGAGAACGGCTTCCAGCCCGACCCGAGCGAGATTGAAACGCTGGTGTCTTCGCGCACCCGCGCCATCGTGCTGATCAATCCGAACAACCCCAGTGGCGCAAGCTACCCGCGCGAGCTGCTGGAGCGCATTGTTGAGATCGCCCGCAAGCACAACCTGCTGCTGATGGTCGATGAAATCTACGACCAGATCCTCTACGACGGCGCGCAGTTCCAGCCGGTGGCACCGCTGGCCGGCGATCATCCCTGCATCACCTTCAGCGGCCTGAGCAAGGTGCACCGCGCCTGCGGCTGGCGCGTGGGCTGGGCGATGCTGTCCGGTGCCGCCGAACAGCTGGGCGAGTTCCGCGCGGCGATGGACCTGCTGAGCGCGCTGCGCCTGTGCGCGAACGTGCCGGGCCAGTACGCCATCGACGCGGCGGTGAACGGACCGGACACCGTTTCCGAACTGTGCGCCCCAGGCGGCCGCCTGTATGAAACCCGCCGCGCCGTGATTGAAGCCTGCAACGCCAGCGAGCACCTGTCGCTGGTGGCTCCGGCCGGCGCGCTGTACGCCTTCCCGGCAGTGGTGGGTGCGGCGGCGAAAGCCTTCGACGACCACGACTTCGCGCTGGAACTGATGAACGAGGAAGGCGTGCTGGTGGTGCCGGGCTCGAGCTTCAACGTGCCCTACCGCCACCACTTCCGCGTGACCCTGCTGCCGGAAGCAAGTGTGATGCGCGACGTGTTCGCCCGCATCGACCGCGCCCTGGCGCGCCGTGCCGAGGCCAACACCAAGGTGGTGCCACTCAAGCCGCGCAGCGTGGCCTGAACGATGGCGCTGCGTTACCTGGCGCTGGGCGATTCGTACACCATTGGTGAGGGCGTCGCGGTCGAAGGCCGCTGGCCGATGCAGCTGGCCGCCGCCTTGCGCGCGAACGGTGTGGACATCGCGGACCCGCAGATCATCGCCACGACCGGCTGGACCACCGACGAGCTCGACGCCGGCATTGACGCGGCCGCACCGCAAGGGCTGTTTGACCTGGTCACCCTGCTGATCGGGGTGAACAACCAGTATCGCGGGCGCTCGGTTGACGAGTACCGCAGCGAATTCACCGCACTGCTCGAACGCGCGATTGGCTTCGCCGGTCAGCGCGCGAAGCGGGTGCTGGTACTGGCGATTCCGGATTGGGGCGTGACCCCGTTTGCCGCCGGTTCCGGGCGTGACGTGGCGCAGATCGCGCGCGAGCTGGACAGCTACAACGCGGCGGCAGCCGCCGTCTGCGCCGAACACGACGTTGCCTTCATTGACACCGCACCGGTCAGCCGCGCACGCGGTGGCGAGGCGGCCATGCTGGCCGACGACGGCCTGCATCCTTCCGCCGCGCTGTATACCCACTGGTTCCAGCAGGCGTATCCGGTCGCGTACCGGCACTTGAACGATGAGGTACTCCCCTGAGCACGGACGCCCTACCACTGGCCAGGGAACAGGCCCGCCGCATCGCTGACGCCTTCATGCCGGCGCAGCGCTTCGGCAACCGCCGCGATTACTACTACACGCGCGGCAAGCTCGGCAGCGACCCGCTGTTCCCGGGCGTGCTGACCGCCCTGCGCGGCGACACCCAACCGCTGCTCGACATCGGCTGCGGGCTGGGCCTGCTGGCGCATGTGCTGCGTCAGGACGGCCAGAGCATGCCCTACCTGGGCGTGGACGTGGATGCCGACAAGATCGCCCGCGCGGTCCGCGCCGACCGCCGCGCCGGTTTGGCTGACACTGGCTTTGACGTGGTGGACGCCAGTGCAGCACTGCCGGCACACCAGGGCAGCGTGGCGCTGCTCGACGTGCTGCAGTACCTGCCGGCCCAGGCCCAGCCGCAGCTGCTGACCGACGCTGCCGCGCGCGTGGCACCGGGCGGTCGGTTGGTGATCCGTACGGTGCTGGCCGACAACAGCGGACGCGACCGCACCACCCGCATCACCGACATGCTGGCGCATCTGGTCGGCTGGATGGGCACTCGCCCCCGCCATTATCCGGACGCGGCCAGTGTGCGTGCGCCGCTGGAAGCGGCCGGGCTGCAACTGCAGATGACCCCGCTATACGGCAACACCCCGTTCAACAACTGGCTGTTCACCGCCACGCGCGGTTGAGCATGCAGACCGGCCCCCGACATTCCGCGCTGGGCATCACCGCACTGGTGGTGAGTCTGTGCGCGCTGGTGGTGTTCGCGGTCACCGCACAGGTGGCGCACCGCCCCGCTTACGAAGACATGCAGCAGGTGCCGGTGGCACTGCTCGTGCTGCTGTTTGTTGGCCTGGGCCTGAGCGTGCTGGCGCTGCTGCTGGGCATTGGCAGCGCGTTGCAGCACCAGCGCCGCCGCGTCACCGGGGTGCTGGCGCTGGGGCTGTCGCTCACGCTGCTGTGGGCGCAGGCCTCACTGGGGAGCTGGGCGCATCAGCAATGGGAGCGGGCGCATCCGGCAGTTCCGCCCGCAGCCCCTTCACCTGCAGCTCCTGCAGCACCGCCTCGATAATCGCCAGGTTGTGGCCGTGCGCGGCCCCTTCGTGCAGCAGCACGATGGCACCAGGCTGCAGGGCGGGACGCAGGCGTTCCAGCACCGACTGCGGGGTGCAGTTCACACCGTCGAAGCCGCGCGCGCTCCAGCCCACCCGGGTCAGGCCCAGGCGCTTGAGGGCGGGGGCCACGAACGGGTTGGTCATGCCGACCACCGAGCGATACCAGCGCGGCGGCGCGCCGCTCACCTCGGTCAGGGCCTGCTGGCAGGCGCTGATTTCCGCCCCCATGGTGGCCGGACCCAGCCGCCAGAAGCGGGTCTGCGGGTGGCTGTGGCTGTGGTTGCCGAGGTCATGCCCGCGTGCGAGTACCCGGTGAACCAGGTCAGGGCGGGCCAGGGCGCGTTCGCCGACCATGAAGAAGGTGGCTTTGGCCTGGTAGCGGTCGAGCAGATCCAGCACGGCTGGGGTCTCGTCCGACGGGCCGTCGTCGATGGTCAGCCACACCCGAGGAGCCGTGCCGGGCAGGCGGCTGAGCACCGGGGCGTAGAAGCGGCTGTTGGGCAGGAACACCGGCACCATGAACAGGGCGTGCGACGCCACCATCAGGGGCAGGCCCAGCAGCCAGCCGGCCTTCCACCAGGCCAGCA is part of the Stenotrophomonas oahuensis genome and encodes:
- a CDS encoding pyridoxal phosphate-dependent aminotransferase — protein: MSTPPLKPLATRERLSEVRYEIRGELARRARELEAQGRTLIKLNIGNPGNFGFRAPEHLQRAIADDMGRTDPYTHQQGLPVAREAIAAAYARRGAPDAHPDRVFIGNGVSELIDLSLRALLNPGDEVLVPSPDYPLWSAATILNDGRPVYYRCAPENGFQPDPSEIETLVSSRTRAIVLINPNNPSGASYPRELLERIVEIARKHNLLLMVDEIYDQILYDGAQFQPVAPLAGDHPCITFSGLSKVHRACGWRVGWAMLSGAAEQLGEFRAAMDLLSALRLCANVPGQYAIDAAVNGPDTVSELCAPGGRLYETRRAVIEACNASEHLSLVAPAGALYAFPAVVGAAAKAFDDHDFALELMNEEGVLVVPGSSFNVPYRHHFRVTLLPEASVMRDVFARIDRALARRAEANTKVVPLKPRSVA
- a CDS encoding SGNH/GDSL hydrolase family protein yields the protein MALRYLALGDSYTIGEGVAVEGRWPMQLAAALRANGVDIADPQIIATTGWTTDELDAGIDAAAPQGLFDLVTLLIGVNNQYRGRSVDEYRSEFTALLERAIGFAGQRAKRVLVLAIPDWGVTPFAAGSGRDVAQIARELDSYNAAAAAVCAEHDVAFIDTAPVSRARGGEAAMLADDGLHPSAALYTHWFQQAYPVAYRHLNDEVLP
- a CDS encoding methyltransferase domain-containing protein, whose protein sequence is MPAQRFGNRRDYYYTRGKLGSDPLFPGVLTALRGDTQPLLDIGCGLGLLAHVLRQDGQSMPYLGVDVDADKIARAVRADRRAGLADTGFDVVDASAALPAHQGSVALLDVLQYLPAQAQPQLLTDAAARVAPGGRLVIRTVLADNSGRDRTTRITDMLAHLVGWMGTRPRHYPDAASVRAPLEAAGLQLQMTPLYGNTPFNNWLFTATRG
- a CDS encoding polysaccharide deacetylase family protein → MTVPETLHRIPRRPWRWLPWLVASQLLVVLAWWKAGWLLGLPLMVASHALFMVPVFLPNSRFYAPVLSRLPGTAPRVWLTIDDGPSDETPAVLDLLDRYQAKATFFMVGERALARPDLVHRVLARGHDLGNHSHSHPQTRFWRLGPATMGAEISACQQALTEVSGAPPRWYRSVVGMTNPFVAPALKRLGLTRVGWSARGFDGVNCTPQSVLERLRPALQPGAIVLLHEGAAHGHNLAIIEAVLQELQVKGLRAELPDAPAPIADAPSSPVRPAPTAA